A genome region from Schistocerca americana isolate TAMUIC-IGC-003095 chromosome 1, iqSchAmer2.1, whole genome shotgun sequence includes the following:
- the LOC124601516 gene encoding 39S ribosomal protein L11, mitochondrial, which produces MSKAAGRLKSLRKAVDKVQHGNKIRTNIPAGMAVAGPPLGPMLGQHGINIAAFCKDFNERTKDLKEGIPLPCRITVNADRSYQLIMHKPPATFFLKQAAGIQRGAMEPGKEISGKITLKHLYEIAKIKSEDPPLACYTLEQICIMLVGVARSCGIEITRYIDSVEYGEFLEERREVVEQQKKELQEKKEARMLRTG; this is translated from the exons ATGTCGAAAGCTGCTGGTAGGCTGAAGAGCTTGCGTAAAGCCGTTGACAAGGTGCAACATGGAAATAAAATTCGAACCAATATCCCAGCAGGAATGGCAGTTGCCGGTCCTCCGTTAGGACCAATGCTTGGGCAG CATGGAATCAATATTGCAGCTTTTTGCAAGGATTTCAATGAAAGAACAAAGGATTTAAAAGAGGGAATACCTCTTCCATGTAGAATTACAGTTAATGCTGATAGGAGTTATCAGCTTATTATGCATAAGCCACCTGCTACATTTTTCCTAAAACAAGCTGCTGGTATACAAAGGGGTGCTATGGAACCAG GAAAAGAAATATCAGGAAAAATAACACTAAAGCATTTGTATGAAATAGCAAAAATCAAATCAGAAGATCCTCCTTTGGCATGTTACACTTTAGAACAAATATGTATAATGTTGGTAGGTGTTGCAAGATCATGTGGCATTGAAATAACAAGATATATTGACTCAGTTGAATATGGTGAATTTTTGGAAGAAAGGAGAGAAGTTGTTGAACAACAGAAGAAAGAACTTCAAGAGAAAAAGGAAGCTCGGATGTTAAGAACAGGCTAA